One window of the Saccopteryx leptura isolate mSacLep1 chromosome 9, mSacLep1_pri_phased_curated, whole genome shotgun sequence genome contains the following:
- the UBE2D1 gene encoding ubiquitin-conjugating enzyme E2 D1 isoform X3: protein MGPPDSAYQGGVFFLTVHFPTDYPFKPPKIAFTTKIYHPNINSNGSICLDILRSQWSPALTVSKVLLSICSLLCDPNPDDPLVPDIAQIYKSDKEKYNRHAREWTQKYAM from the exons ATGGGGCCT CCTGATAGCGCCTATCAAGGTGGAGTCTTCTTTCTCACTGTACATTTTCCGACAGACTATCCTTTTAAACCAccaaag ATTGCTTTCACAACAAAAATTTATCATCCAAACATAAACAGTAATGGAAGTATTTGTCTTGATATCCTGAGGTCACAGTGGTCACCAGCTCTGACTGTATCaaaag TTTTATTGTCCATATGTTCTCTACTTTGTGATCCTAATCCAGATGACCCCTTAGTACCAGATATTGCACAAATCTATAAATCAGACAAAGAAAA ATACAACAGACACGCAAGAGAATGGACTCAGAAATAtgcaatgtaa
- the UBE2D1 gene encoding ubiquitin-conjugating enzyme E2 D1 isoform X1 produces MLIENNVLQLLQPEELSDLQRDPPAHCSAGPVGDDLFHWQATIMGPPDSAYQGGVFFLTVHFPTDYPFKPPKIAFTTKIYHPNINSNGSICLDILRSQWSPALTVSKVLLSICSLLCDPNPDDPLVPDIAQIYKSDKEKYNRHAREWTQKYAM; encoded by the exons gAATTAAGTGATCTACAACGAGACCCACCTGCTCACTGTTCAGCTGGACCTGTGGGAGACGACT tgttCCACTGGCAAGCAACTATTATGGGGCCT CCTGATAGCGCCTATCAAGGTGGAGTCTTCTTTCTCACTGTACATTTTCCGACAGACTATCCTTTTAAACCAccaaag ATTGCTTTCACAACAAAAATTTATCATCCAAACATAAACAGTAATGGAAGTATTTGTCTTGATATCCTGAGGTCACAGTGGTCACCAGCTCTGACTGTATCaaaag TTTTATTGTCCATATGTTCTCTACTTTGTGATCCTAATCCAGATGACCCCTTAGTACCAGATATTGCACAAATCTATAAATCAGACAAAGAAAA ATACAACAGACACGCAAGAGAATGGACTCAGAAATAtgcaatgtaa
- the UBE2D1 gene encoding ubiquitin-conjugating enzyme E2 D1 isoform X2: protein MALKRIQKELSDLQRDPPAHCSAGPVGDDLFHWQATIMGPPDSAYQGGVFFLTVHFPTDYPFKPPKIAFTTKIYHPNINSNGSICLDILRSQWSPALTVSKVLLSICSLLCDPNPDDPLVPDIAQIYKSDKEKYNRHAREWTQKYAM, encoded by the exons gAATTAAGTGATCTACAACGAGACCCACCTGCTCACTGTTCAGCTGGACCTGTGGGAGACGACT tgttCCACTGGCAAGCAACTATTATGGGGCCT CCTGATAGCGCCTATCAAGGTGGAGTCTTCTTTCTCACTGTACATTTTCCGACAGACTATCCTTTTAAACCAccaaag ATTGCTTTCACAACAAAAATTTATCATCCAAACATAAACAGTAATGGAAGTATTTGTCTTGATATCCTGAGGTCACAGTGGTCACCAGCTCTGACTGTATCaaaag TTTTATTGTCCATATGTTCTCTACTTTGTGATCCTAATCCAGATGACCCCTTAGTACCAGATATTGCACAAATCTATAAATCAGACAAAGAAAA ATACAACAGACACGCAAGAGAATGGACTCAGAAATAtgcaatgtaa